A window from Rhinoraja longicauda isolate Sanriku21f chromosome 26, sRhiLon1.1, whole genome shotgun sequence encodes these proteins:
- the LOC144606483 gene encoding eosinophil peroxidase-like, with the protein MVPLWILNMFLTALYVLQTDEVNAGSGEDRGNLFVHNAVQQAIKMVDRAYKESRDDHKVKLAKGALTSADLLAYFKQPMGETRTVVRSAEYMEAALRLIQHNVKGIYKHRLNITDLLTQTDLDTISRITGCSAPSLPTVCGGDCWSNRYRTINSQCNNRRNPRLGAANVAFARWLPAQYEDGFSLPKGWSRRTLYSGFRLPLVRRVSNKILQVANQKIPLDQDHAHIFVQWGQWLDHDLDLAPQSGSIQTFNEGIHCDKTWARRSPCFPIRIPRNDFRFNSSVGCMPFLRSAPVCGIGDVGSIFGHVHVREQLNAVTAFIDSSMVYGSVRSVANRIRNHTTDLGLLKINLNYSDNGLEYLPFSSGELENPCAMNPNSTGVPCFMAGDGRVNEHLGLLSFHVLFLREHNRLARKLKRLNPHWSGETTYQEARKIMGAFHQIVTFRDYIPKLIGPAAMRKFLPPYAGYNDSIDPRIANVFATACFRYAHVTIQPLVHRFNESYQEHPQYPNIPLRSSFFSPWRIVDQGGIEPILRGLLANPAKRQKQNRMIVDELRQHLFELTNQLPLDLASLNLQRSRDHGLPGYNAWRRFCGLAEPRNVKHLTAILRNSRLARDLFKLYRTADNIEPWLGGVSEPSVRGGRLGPLLACVAGQQFKNLRDGDRFWWKHQGVFTIDQQKALKQVSLSRVICDNTRIEEVPRDPFRFRSYPKGYVSCRQIARVDLSAWKENVEVIPCGSIPIVAHAHFSICKSSIRYTCECGYMLVGADTITCVSNGQWDPAPPSCTGSLANEI; encoded by the exons ATGGTGCCTTTGTGGATTCTGAACATGTTCCTGACTGCACTTTATGTGCTTCAGACCGATGAAGTAAATGCAG GTTCTGGGGAAGACCGAGGCAATTTGTTTGTTCACAATGCCGTACAGCAAGCCATCAAAATGGTGGACAGAGCATATAAAGAAAGCAGAGATGA CCACAAGGTTAAACTGGCAAAAGGAGCCCTGACTTCAGCTGACCTGCTGGCCTATTTCAAGCAGCCTATGGGAGAGACGAGAACTGTGGTGCGATCTGCAGAGTACATGGAAGCTGCACTAAGGCTCATCCAGCACAATGTCAAGGGCATCTACAAACACAGGCTCAATATAACAG ATCTATTAACGCAGACAGATCTGGACACCATCTCGAGGATCACTGGCTGCTCAGCTCCATCCCTGCCCACAGTCTGTGGGGGTGACTGTTGGTCAAACAGATATAGGACCATCAACTCTCAGTGCAACAACAG GAGGAATCCTCGTCTGGGAGCGGCTAATGTTGCGTTTGCCCGCTGGCTCCCAGCTCAATACGAGGATGGGTTTTCACTTCCAAAGGGCTGGAGCAGAAGGACGTTATATTCAGGATTTCGTTTGCCGCTG GTGCGAAGAGTATCGAATAAAATTCTGCAGGTGGCCAATCAGAAGATACCCTTGGACCAGGACCATGCTCACATCTTTGTGCAATGGGGCCAATGGCTTGATCATGACCTGGACCTAGCCCctcaatcaggcagcatccaaacTTTCAATGAaggcattcattgtgataaaaCATGGGCACGGAGAAGTCCATGTTTTCCCATCAGG ATACCTAGGAATGACTTCAGGTTCAATAGCAGTGTAGGCTGCATGCCTTTCCTGCGATCAGCTCCTGTATGTGGCATCGGTGATGTGGGCTCAATCTTTGGACACGTTCACGTTCGGGAACAACTAAATGCTGTAACAGCTTTTATCGATTCCAGTATGGTATACGGGAGCGTCAGATCTGTTGCAAATCGAATCCGAAACCATACCACTGATCTGGGATTGCTGAAGATTAACCTAAACTACTCGGACAATGGGCTGGAGTACTTACCGTTCAGCAGTGGTGAGCTAGAGAACCCGTGTGCCATGAATCCCAACAGCACTGGAGTTCCTTGCTTCATGGCAG GAGACGGGCGTGTGAATGAGCACCTGGGGCTCCTATCTTTTCATGTATTGTTTCTACGGGAACATAATCGCTTGGCAAGAAAGCTGAAGAGACTGAACCCACACTGGAGTGGTGAAACAACGTACCAGGAGGCCAGGAAAATCATGGGCGCATTTCATCAA ATTGTAACCTTTCGAGACTACATCCCTAAACTTATTGGTCCTGCAGCAATGCGGAAATTTCTCCCACCTTATGCTGGTTACAATGATTCCATTGATCCCAGAATTGCCAACGTTTTTGCCACAGCTTGTTTTCGGTATGCACACGTCACCATTCAGCCACTGGTCCATCGTTTCAACGAAAGCTATCAAGAACATCCACAGTATCCAAACATACCTCTGCGCAGTTCCTTCTTCTCTCCCTGGAGAATCGTGGATCAGG GTGGAATTGAACCAATTCTTCGCGGATTATTGGCCAATCCAGCTAAAAGGCAGAAGCAAAACCGAATGATAGTGGACGAACTGCGCCAACATCTGTTTGAGTTGACCAATCAGCTGCCACTGGACCTGGCCTCATTAAACCTGCAACGTTCCCGCGATCATGGGCTCCCAG GTTATAATGCTTGGAGGAGGTTCTGTGGTCTCGCTGAGCCCAGGAATGTAAAGCATCTCACAGCAATCCTCAGAAATTCTCGTCTGGCAAGGGACCTGTTCAAGCTGTACAGAACTGCAGATAACATCGAGCCATGGCTAGGGGGAGTGTCAGAGCCTTCAGTGAGAGGTGGACGGTTGGGTCCATTGCTTGCCTGCGTGGCAGGGCAGCAGTTCAAAAACCTGAGGGATGGAGACAG ATTCTGGTGGAAACACCAAGGAGTTTTTACCATCGATCAGCAAAAAGCTCTGAAGCAAGTCTCACTCTCCAGAGTCATCTGTGATAACACCAGGATTGAAGAAGTCCCTCGAGATCCATTTAGGTTTAGGTCCTATCCAAAAGGATATGTAAGTTGCAGGCAGATTGCAAGGGTAGATCTGAGTGCCTGGAAGGAGAATGTGGAAG